The DNA window TTCAAtttgtgttctttattttccttgctATACTTATTACATATCTCCAATTCTCTTTGAAACtctacattaataataatatcaatatctTTGATTTGGCAAAAGTAGTGTTATTAATTAAGATGATGGGTGCTTTATCTGTGGTGGGTTCGTCAGTGATGGAATCACACACAGGTCCGTGTTTGTGTGTGGATCATCATGCACATGCAACAAGTGTGAGTCTAAAGAATGGTGGTGGAAGCAATAATAATGTTATGGAGTTGAGAAGCTCCTTCATTGATCCAATGAGAGAGTGGAGGCTATGTCTTAGTAGAAGAAGTTGCAAGAAGCAGCAGCGAAACCATTATAGGAGATTCAACATTCTCAACGAGCTTGGTGGTCAATATGAGGAAACTTTTGATGATGTTAAAACGGTAATTAACatatacaaattatttattttgtgtttaaattaattaagagtttaaattttatttatttacttacattattgttgttgttccaTCTGATAATcaaattagtattttattttttaaatactattttGATACTTTTTTGAAAACTCACTTTATTCAAgtagaaatttatttaatattgtaatataatttactgttttttcttagttttatttgttaaaatttttttgggttaaaaagttaaatttaattttgagggcaatttacataaataaatcgTTTCTCCTTTAAATTTACGCAATTACATGCCAGTAGCGGTTTACGAAAACACATAATCTGTTACTACTTCCAACGGTTTATGTGCACTTCCCCACACACATAAACAATTACTGCTGGCCAAGCATCAATAAATAGAAACTACGACAGCTTCTATTTACATGTAATTCGCAGTTGGCTATAGCGGTTTCTatagatatataaaataatgtaTTTGTGTCTTCATATTTAAAACAATGCAGTTGCATAAATTTAAAGggtaaataatttatttacgtAAATTACTCTAATTTTAATGTAGTTATAGTGTAACACGatgatcaaattaaatttttcatgTGCTCTGatgatattttaattaatgtctttgaaaattaattatttttactcatgaaaataaacaactaattttctaagtaaaacttttatattaatagtacataaaaattaaattttgaaacattaAGCGATAGAGAGAAGCATACATGAATGATTTTGTAGTGAGTAGGCAGAGCATGTTGACACCAAATGAGTAGTTAATGACTTAATGGTAGcacagaaattaaaattaaacaactCAAAAAGTTGAATTAAATAAACGAAATGTTGTTTGTGATCTAATTGATAGTTACATTTTTTTTGGACACAGCAAATGCTcaactatttcacgtataaggctGTGAGAACAGTTCTTCAGCAGTTGTATGAGATGAACCCCCCTCAATATACCTGGTTCTACAAGTAAGTTCAATTTTTATTGTTCATACATAGATTATTTCAGACTAATCCTGTAGTGGCCTGGTCTGTGAGATTcacgtttttttttatttttatttttcaaatttaaaatttactgaTCTTGAGATTCAGTTCTAAATACTATATTAGTCTTGGGACCTTTTCTAATACTCTGAGTCTAAATAACGGAATGTCAAACTTGCTTTGTCACAATAGATACAAGAATAAATAATGTTTGTTCGTTTTAACGTTTAAATAAGACATAAATgagattattttgaaaaataaaaaaaaataaaatagtttgcacatatataaatttttttttgtacgTATTTTCGTTTTATCTTGTTTAAACATTAAAATGAGACAATACCGTTTAGCACTATATTTAAGGTGGTAAATTAGAATAAGTTCAGCATTTCGTTTGCTAACTCAATgctaaaaaaagtttaaaaactaATATGATATTTAAAACTGAATCTTGAGGACCAATACAataaattttggatttaaaaaactaaaataatgaaaatcCGCAAATTtgaagggtttagggtttagtcgATCGATTATTTCAACCAAAACTTTGATGCCTCCTAGTTATTATTGATGATACCCTTAATAGAAATTTATCATACATACTAATCTATTATGTATACAAATTGTTAGCAATGATTAATTTTGTACCGCTAGTAGGTGACCTGATCAATTAAGCAGTGTTCGGTATGATTATTGAACTTGAACCTGCTAACTCAATAAAAACTATCTCATAATTAGATCCATTACACTGCTAAATATAGTTCAAGTCAGCTAAAATTTCATTGCACCTGTCTTTTGTGTCAATTTAAATAATGGTAAATTAGACTGATATTCCCTCAACCTCAAGTTACATGATATCTATTTGATAGTTTGATTTATCATGTTTATACTAGCCTTACTAGGAGTAAAAGAGATGAGTTTTataatttacaaaatataattcagTAGTGTCAATGTCACATCTAATTaagtagttttattttttaaaattttttaatagataaaaactattttatatttgtattgaCTTTTTAAAAAGGTCTATGGTCATGGtaaaaaaatcgtgaccataatTAGTGAAAAGGGTGATTATAAGTCTATTGTCACAATATTTTCACCGTGGCCTATTCTGTCGTGGTTATAGACTTATGGTCACGGTTGCAGTGATCAGATTCTGGCACTTTAGGCCAGGTTCTTTTATTGTGATCATAGGTTACTCTATAGTCACTCCTTTattaaaactgtgaccatagcctAATCTATGATCACggtatggtcacggttttaacgTAACCATAACTACTCTTTTGTAAAATTGTGACTATAGCTTATTCTATGATCACCCTTATTTTATACCATGACCATAGCCTAatctatagtcacggttttaCGTGACCATAAATATCTATAGTCACCCTACTTTAAAATCGTGATAATAATTTAGTCTACGGTCATCCTTTTGTGAAAAtcgtgacaaaaaaaaaaccataaatcataaatctaaTAAAACTTTAGAGGTATTTATTATGGTACCTAAAAGTTTAGTGTCTAATCaccaaaaataagtaaataattaatatttaatttaaaagaataaatatttttaaatataaattttatttgctATAAAAGATAAGTTCacaaaaatttgatattaaagTGATAGAAGCATATAATTGGCCAACTTTAGAATGATGAAATGAATGTTATAGAAATTGTAAAAGGTGGTTGTGGATGTGTAGTTACAAGTTGATTGGTATAGCAAGAGCAAAGTGGACAAAATTACATACTCTATTGAAGTTATGAGAAGATAATACATACAAcgtttaattgatttataaagtCATACACTAATCGCCATGCTAACTGAAAATTTCTATattggcagttttgttgcatcgAACAAACCGGGAGATGGAAAACGTTTTATTCGAATCCTCGGAAAGGTACTTTTCAGCATCCATAGCATTTCATTCGTagagaattaataaaaatttatgtgatTGATTAGTGGCTTTTGTGTTTAGATTCCAagtatattaaaaatgaaaatgtaccatgtattatataaaagattttttaatctTCTTTTGCTCAAAATATTCTTCTAAAAGTTATTAAAAAGGccatgtaaaaatcaattaccaaAATAGTTtcatgtatttgtatataatacatatattattttatatacttctaatatatattttaatacatattttatataaaaactgatttaataattaattttttatatacgtATAACATGATTAAAACATTATATGCTCTTCTCTTGATACCGAAAACATTGACAATAAAAATGAGCTAATAATTTCTTTAGCAATTATATCATGTATTTCATACTCAAGGATCTGACTCTCTACAACTTCGTTGATTCCTACCACCATGTCtacatatgatttgcatgaaaTATTTCACGTTACAATAAATTGTAAATGATGCCTTATATCGTTTTGTCACAATTGATAGGAGCAACAAGATCTTGCTGAAAGAGTGATGGTTACTAGGCTTCACCTCTATGGTAAATGGGTCAAGGTAatggaataaaaaaatactcccaaacattcataaacatattaaaaatggAGTAAAATATCAATTTCATCCTTGGCACAAAAACAATAAAGTAATCTTTTTCAAATGGGGAGGAACaagttttcattttaaaatcttaGCGACAGCAACTTTATCCTCCAACTTTTTTGTCAGGGATGAGATTGAGAGTTTCTTTTGGCAATCTTTAAGTTATGGAATATGGATTGATGAAATTATATTTATGAAATTTATCTACCTTGATGGTATATGCAGAAATGTAATCATGCCGAGATATATCAAGAAATCTCTGATGAAAATCTAGAGTTGATGAGGGAACGGCTCATGGAGACAGTAATATGGCCCTCAGATGACTCAAACACAGAAAAGATTGGCTGATaacctttttttattatctcaGTCTTcagttttcatttctgttttaacttttaagctTCTTTATTAGCCTAGGTATAACTATTGTTTTAATACCAAATGTGACCGTTACATTATTTTCGCAGAATAGGATTATTGGAGTTATACGTTCTGTAAattgtgtatatataaatatatatgcatTTTAATATGCAAACCATTACTTAGACACTTTGAGGAGGATTTACGAATGGCTTAAAAATATATGCATTTTGTGAAGAGTGTTTGCAAATGAttcatcaaacaaaaaaaaatcaaaacattgCAGCCATTTCCGGATCATACGCCACCTTCAGCATCCGATTATGTTAGAttattttaggtttaattattcggTCGGTTCTTatagttttaccaaattttcaattaaattcttatatttttttttcaattgaatttttacacttttttaattttataattaaattatttttatatcaaaaaataaaaattaacagaatatttctctcaaaataCATGCGGTCAAACatctaattagatttttaattatgaatattttcaatttgtaaaaaaatcttcagttaattctaatattttttacactagGAATGACataattataaaactaaaaccaatgtagagataaaaaaaaatagaatcaaactGAACAATCTAATGTGATGTGCTTCTACCACAGATGCTGATAATTAAACAACCATGTCATTTCAGCATGccattaactaaaattaaaaatacaaagtgAAAAAAATCTCTCATATAAAGCAAATTGTATGTGCCAAAATCTCAGAAAAATCTCTGGGCTTGCCTAACATTCTTCACAATAAggaactaaaatattatatatgtgccaaaatatctaaattaatttcaaCTTTATTTATTCTTCTGAACTTCTCTTCACATGAAATTGTTGAAACAAATTTTCATGTAAAATAATCCATTATCAATATGGAAGCTTTCCACATTGAGCCCGGTCTATGGATTGAATATTAATAAGAAACGTACACCTTATACAATTCCATTTTTACCTAAACGTCacataaattttcttttcaaccTCAGGAAGCTAGATTTAAGTATTTATGGCTACGTTTAGAAGAGAGAATGAGACTGAGAGATTCAAACTGGGAGACAGAAACTAAATTAAGTCTCTGTTCTAATTGGTGTAAAGTGTACAAGATCAATGCAAAGCAAGACAGAAACTGAATGAACGGTTTTCTAATCAATAATTTTTATGTACGTGATTGCAGTTGATCAAGATATGTATAACATAGAAATAGTGGAAATTTATTTACAGAAAGACATGAAAAGTCTTATAGTTTATAAGAGAATATGAGCAATATGTCCTAATTATCAAGAATAGCTTAGAAGAATAACATAGCACAATAACTAAAATACTTACCCTACATGTATTTATCCCTTCAGTAGGCTCTTCACCACAATCACCACCAGTATCAGTCATGATCGTCCTCCCAAATATGTTTATAACCGTTTCTATTTAAATTGACCaagaattttgataaaaaaaataaaacataaaaaaagacTATGCTTCCTTTCTCAAAACATTGCCTAACAAATTATTTGGAATATAGCATTCATGAGAAACAACTAAGAAGCATTGTTGAAACCAAGTGGGCTCAGGGCTTTTCCAGCTTTTGGATCAGAGCTCAAATAATTTAAGAATCAGAAAGACAGAAGTTTACAAGGCATCCATCACTGCCAGAAATATCCCAACCCCTACCCTTTATATGGTGCTTACATATACAGTATTCCCTTAATTGTCAGTATGCCTAAACCAGAATGAAGTTGAAGCTGAGTTCTAAACTATACATTTACTACTCATATCTTACAACACTAAGCCTGTAAATCTACATTGATCCTCTGATTTACAAAAAGTAGCACATAATATTGTGTGCAGTTAAGAAAATGAGATTCTGAAAGTAACCTGATCAGGAGTGCTTATGGAATCAGAAAGCTTTCACACTGCTCTGACtggttaaaaaagaaaaactaatgcAACTTGATACACCTGGAAAGGGAAACATTAAAGAAGCAATCAGATATATGACATAATAGAAAACTACTATCTTCTAAGGAAACTTCTCAGGACACCCATAATCAGTAAACAGAGTGCCCTATTAAACATCATCTGCTGAAAAAAATTAGCATACCATATTGAAAGCTGATTTTGAATGCAGGATGCAACATACATAAGATGTgaatacaaaagaaaacaatTTCTACTGAAATCTCCCATCTTTGCCTGTGCCAAAGGGATTGTATCCAAGGATTTGATTAGATTTAGCTATCACCAAAAGTAATAATCTGCCCAAGTGCATGTCTCGCACGAAGCTGCAGCAATAGAAGAAAATTAACATAATACTTAACAAAAGTGTAAAACGAATTTAGTTTGggatgaagaataaaagaacCTTCACATCCATGTGAAAATCATTGACCATCCTCTGTATTTGAGAAACTATGCCAAGCCTACGCAAAATCATAATTCGACCAAATGCATCGGGACTTTCAGGAAGAGTGAGATTAACTATAACCCAAATAGAAGCTGAGCGTAAATGCCAGTTATTGCTCTGCAGAAACTGGTTGAAAAAAGAGTGAGACTCATTCTCTGCTTGAGGAAAAAGTAGCTGCATTACAGATTCCTTATGAAACTCATTTCCGCTAGCAATATTGACGAATACATACATCCCCTACAAGGAAAAAGAACCAAGACATAATAATCAGCTTAAAGGAGAAGAACCATTCAATAAAATTAGTCCATACCTgttgttttaataaatagaaATTCTTTGTTGTGCTTAGTTATCATATTGATGTGTTATTCTGTAACAGTATTGACATTAAATGACAATGCCATTTAGGAAAGAATGACAAATTACAGATAACAAGCTAGTAACTAAATTGACCACAACCCCAATCCTTAAGGtatagatataaaatatttgaaatattaCAGTATAATGATATCAGTATAACAAAAACAGCCTTATCCCATTAAGTGGATTGCTACACAGTGATATTAAGAGAATCTGGAAATTTACATCTTCTACtctatacaaaaataattaggtACAAAAGATACTCCAACCTGTATACCAATTTCAACTTTTGAAGATTTTTGTAATTGCCTTAAAATAGCATCTAGTATGATACCATCTTCAGCAAAAGCATATTCAACAGAGTATATACATCCGTGAACAAAATTGCGGACAAGGCCCATAGTTTGTTCTTGAACAGAAGGCTCAGGATCTGCAGAATACACATAATCAAGGACAACTTACTCGGTCGATATGAATTAATCAGAAAAAGAAGACCTTGAGTGtcaataccacagataaggctAGCGATTGCTGATGCTGTCAATTCCACAAAAATTACTTCCTTGCATATTTTATCTGCGTGGAATACCATGTTCCTCAAGGCCCATATAGCATTTAGCCTTAGAGATGAATCCATAGACTTTGTCAATTGCACAAGCTCTTTAATGCCTCCATATTGCATGAATACTGACTTATGCAATGAAAAGCCAATCGCTATGTTACTGATGACACCAAGGGCTGCAACCTGGAGATAAGAAAGGAAATGTTCCACCTTGATGGGCTTAAACAACATTAATGAGGCTATATGTGTTTTGTTATGGGAAATGAGAACAATTTTTCTCTTCAAAGAACAGGGATTGTGAAAAAGAACATGACACCTTGAGTCTAATTAAAGGCAAACGCCTATTTATGGTTAATAATAGGTCATACTGTCACAGGATAACATATACAATGTGTATTTGACATActtaaaaccaaaataaaataacaccTGAATTATCATCAGAACAGCATACACTGTCACATATTGATTAATGAGCAATAGATGAACATTCAGTTTAACCTAGATACAAAAACAAACATTATAGATACAACAGGATACCTGGACATTAGTAGAATGATCAGAGAGAAGCTGAAATAGAGAAATGGCAGCCTTTTCAGTCAAAAAATGACCTGCACTCAGAGtctgaataaaattttatgagaCTTGAGCTTTACATAGCATAAAAGACTTCAAGTACCAAATGTTATCTCATTTACAGACCTTGATTGAACGAGAGACACTTCTTAAGCAAACACAAGCTGCAGCACGTACAATGGTGTCATCATGGGTTAAGGCATCGACTACTAGATCCAATACCTATATTcagatttgttttaaaaaaataaaaatgaaaaagaaagaaaaagatgattaAAAATGTGTACTTAATATATGAATAAACAGTTAACTAGTGAAAGCTGCATTATAACTTCATCTATTATGGCCTGAGAAGAAACGTCAAAATTGGTTCTAGTAGAAAATAGATGGGAGCTTGGGATGGTATAAAATATTACGTCAACAGTATAAGTATACAGACTCACTATCActtctaaataattaaattcatcAGTTTGTCTAAAAGATGCAAAAGATCCAATCTTTATGTTAGACTTCACTGTATTTTTGCCAAAAATGGTTGCAAGGTAGTTAACTCAATGGGGTAAAAGTTTCTCTAGTCTTTACCAGCAAGGCAGCAACAATGccagaaatattttttaaacaaaaatttaaaaaaagaagtaaaaaacatagaaactaaaaacaacaacaactactACCACTTTATATCTAAACTCTAATATACATAACCTAAGCAATTATTGCTAAAACGAAAATAATATGagctaattaaatttaaaaatgatttcCATTGTACAAAAATAGTTCTGGGAAAAAAAATGCAGTACACATATACATGGATGAAAAGTCacccaaataaaaaatatatacatggaTGAAAATGCATGGcaccaaaaatgaaaaagatagaGATATCTTAATCACCTTACATACAAAATATAGATATCACAGTGACATATTCCAAGATGAAATGATGCCATGGGAAAAGGAGTGCATAAAGGAAAAATAACATCATTTTCTGGAAAAATAATTTGCTTCTGACCCCATTATTCTGAACAAACCAGTAACATGACAAACAAGTTCCTATGGAAACTGCTAGCAGAAGCATTGTAACTAAAGTTTTGCTTTTGCAGCAGCAAAGGCATTTATGCATGTGTGCAGATAAcaaaaaattgcaagaaaaggaAATGGGGACTAGCAATGAATATAAGAGATTTTCTTAATAGTGTCAATGAAACAACTTACCTGCAATGAAATAAAACTTGACCTGCAACACTCTAATTTTGAGCAAAGATTACCCAAGGCCAGAAATACACCTTCAAGGCGCTTTGGAGGTAAAGGATGCTTTTGCAAGGTACTGCAGAACTTATCAATAGCATTTGCCTCAAATGCTAACTTATGCATATCTTCTTTATCTGCAATCAAACTTGAGAAAGCAAAAGAAGCTTCATCTCCTACTTGACCAGAGTCATCAAGGAGCTCGAGCAAAATGTACactaatttggttttggttCCTATGTCTTGGAGATAGCAGGAAGAAGAATTCTTTACACAAATCAAACACAAGCAAGCTAATAACCTTGTCCGAGGAAATCTGTCCTTAGTTAATTCAATTACAGAACTTAATGCTCTTCCACTATGAAGGTCAACAAACTTTGAGATAACTTCTGGGTCGTTTTTAATGATTGCAGCTAAGGACTCTAAACTAGCGTCTCG is part of the Arachis duranensis cultivar V14167 chromosome 1, aradu.V14167.gnm2.J7QH, whole genome shotgun sequence genome and encodes:
- the LOC107495681 gene encoding chaperonin-like RbcX protein 2, chloroplastic; translation: MMGALSVVGSSVMESHTGPCLCVDHHAHATSVSLKNGGGSNNNVMELRSSFIDPMREWRLCLSRRSCKKQQRNHYRRFNILNELGGQYEETFDDVKTQMLNYFTYKAVRTVLQQLYEMNPPQYTWFYNFVASNKPGDGKRFIRILGKEQQDLAERVMVTRLHLYGKWVKKCNHAEIYQEISDENLELMRERLMETVIWPSDDSNTEKIG
- the LOC107495474 gene encoding uncharacterized protein LOC107495474; amino-acid sequence: MPTASASSSDHILDRLASSDGEVKLKAVREVKNQIIGNRTKKLSYIKLGAVPAVTAAIADADSDDSLIVQSAAALGSFACGVDAGVRAVLDAGAFPHLIRLLSASDVKVVDAAARSLRMIYQSKLAPKYEFFKEENIDFLRSLLKSENENLTVLGAGIVIHSCETNDEQNKLCCAGILEKLISLLDGSLSQRDASLESLAAIIKNDPEVISKFVDLHSGRALSSVIELTKDRFPRTRLLACLCLICVKNSSSCYLQDIGTKTKLVYILLELLDDSGQVGDEASFAFSSLIADKEDMHKLAFEANAIDKFCSTLQKHPLPPKRLEGVFLALGNLCSKLECCRSSFISLQVLDLVVDALTHDDTIVRAAACVCLRSVSRSIKTLSAGHFLTEKAAISLFQLLSDHSTNVQVAALGVISNIAIGFSLHKSVFMQYGGIKELVQLTKSMDSSLRLNAIWALRNMVFHADKICKEVIFVELTASAIASLICDPEPSVQEQTMGLVRNFVHGCIYSVEYAFAEDGIILDAILRQLQKSSKVEIGIQGMYVFVNIASGNEFHKESVMQLLFPQAENESHSFFNQFLQSNNWHLRSASIWVIVNLTLPESPDAFGRIMILRRLGIVSQIQRMVNDFHMDVKLRARHALGQIITFGDS